Genomic DNA from Verrucomicrobiota bacterium:
GGGCGTGGCGTTTTCGGGGAAGACGGGAATATCCGGCAATGCCTCCAAGGCATCCTCCGGGCTGGGCGCGCGTGTTTGATCCGGTTGACTCATGCGTTCCCCGCAGTGTGCGAAACTCCCCGCCCCGTGACAAGCGCAATCAATGAGTGGGGGAAACTAAACGGGCTTTTGAGATGGGGTGGAGGGGAGCAATGAACGACGCTGGTCAGTGGTACGCCGGACACCTGAGAAACGACAAACAACGGGGCGTAATCTGGCTTCGCCTGCACGCAGTGGTTGGGCAGCATTTGTCAATACATAGTGTCATAATGGTAAAGTATCACCGTAGGATTTCGACCATCCAGATCAAAGGTGACCAGAGCGAAGGTTCCCCACAGAGCCTTTGTGTCGTCCTCACCCCAGCGATACCGGTCGTCCTCAATAACTGCGCTGTGCTGCTCTGCCACAAAGGGTCGCTCGTGATACTTACGTTCGCATTCATCATTCGCCAGCTTTGCCGCCAACCGGGCAGCCTCAATGGCCGATATAGGCTGAGCAATGGTTCTGGTCGTCTCGACAACGAGGTGTGGACGATCATGACCTGAACTGACTGGGGCTAATTCCATGCATCCAACCAGAAGGAGAGGCGCTAAGAATGGAAGAAGCCCAAGCGGTCGTAGGTAGAGAAAATGCTTCATGCTGCCCCGCGCGAGTTCACCTATTGCCCAACAATCTTCCTGAACGCCCTTCCCGTTCATGGTTTCCGGTGGCCAGTTGGTTTTCATGGTGCCGACCATCTCTAAACAGGTCACTTTGGCGAATCCGGTGATTGCAACAATACCTTAAGAAAGGCGATATCCTGCTGGTCTTGCGGGCGGTTGGCCGCCTCTTTGGCCGTCAGCATGTTCGGTCGGGACAGACATTTGACTTTGGTCCCATGCTCCGTGAGGCAGGTTGCGGACTGGGCCTCGGCGGCTTCAAAACTCGGCACGCCGGGAAGCTTGAGGTGAAATTGGATTACCCCCCAACTGGTCTGGTACGTTTGCACGAAATTCTCGCCCCGCGGCCCCAATGGCAAAATCGGTTCCCGTAATTCCTCATCCAATAGTTGATTCAGGCGCTGGAAATTCTCTGGATCGCGGGGGGGAATAAAAAAATCCCAATCCATGGAAAACCGTGGCATCCCGAATAAGCGCATGGTTTGCCCGCCGATTAGCAAATAGCGGATGCGGTGCTGGTTAAACTGTTGGATCAATTCATCCATGTGTGGAATGTTGCCGGGCGTGTTCGCGGAGCAGCTTGGCTTTCCAGCGGTTCATGGCCTTATGGCTGCTGAACTTTTGCGGGGAGAATTTGGGCAGCGGGCAAGCCGGTGGCAGCGGCATCACCTGTGGGTTGGCCGCCCACAACCGTAGCTTCGCATTATAGTCATCCGTCACTTTCATGTTCGTAATCTCAATAGCGCTAGTATCCCGCCAAACCCTCTATAAGTCAAATCCGCTCTCGCTCCGTGACCAGCACAATCCATGAAGGGGGGAAACTAAAAAGGCCCCTCGGGTCAATGCGAAAGGGGGCGTGGGTTGGGCTCAATTCGGCATATAAACCACCACATTCGACCACGGGCCGTGGCCTTCGCGGCCAAAAGCGCGCATGCGGAACGCGTAATCCTTGCCGCGTTCCAAGCCGCCGATCTCCACCTTGCGGCAGGTGCCGGTTTGCGCGCCGATCTTCCAATTGGCGGGCACGGACCTGTCGCCCACGCAATACTCCACCTCGAACATGCGCGCCCCCCGCGATCTTGTCGCCCTGACCAACACCCAGCCGGTCTCCTTGCCGGGGCCGACCTTTAGATTTTGCGGCGCGTCGGGAATGGGCGGAGTCGCCACGCGGCTCTTGGCCAGATCATAACCGGTGCTCTCCAAAATGGTGCGGTCGCCGCCGGACTTGACCTGAAGATACCGGCCAAGCTCGCGGACCATCGCCTGCAACTCCGTCCGCAAAGTATTCTTCGTGGCGACTTTTCCCTTATCCCGATCCGCCGCCGCCGCCAACCCATCGGCAAACGCCTTCTGTTTGGCGGTGAACGCCGCCAACGAAGGAAACTCCGCCGGCCACGGCAACGGAAAATGCCCATTGCCCGTCAACCCATGCACCATCCCCAGCGTTTTACACGC
This window encodes:
- a CDS encoding fibronectin type III domain-containing protein, which encodes MVKLVLDYSNVRDANFACKTLGMVHGLTGNGHFPLPWPAEFPSLAAFTAKQKAFADGLAAAADRDKGKVATKNTLRTELQAMVRELGRYLQVKSGGDRTILESTGYDLAKSRVATPPIPDAPQNLKVGPGKETGWVLVRATRSRGARMFEVEYCVGDRSVPANWKIGAQTGTCRKVEIGGLERGKDYAFRMRAFGREGHGPWSNVVVYMPN